Proteins from a genomic interval of Mycolicibacterium grossiae:
- a CDS encoding amidohydrolase, which translates to MPDATAMAVGDGSDAAVRWLGADDVGRRQFPYAEVIDLDGAFVAPAFVDAHVHVTATGLSVDGLDLRGSTSREDLLRRVSEYARRHPEGPVWGHGWDETGWPHPVAPTTADLDGVLGDRPAYLARVDVHSAVASTALRVLAADAAGAAGWHPDQPLTAEAHHRVRAVARGLLTPGQLTSARTAALDLAARLGIAAVHECAGPQIGGLDDWLALRDHDHGVDVVGYWGQAVRTPDEARDLIAATGAAGLAGDLFVDGALGSRTAWLHRPYTDADTCGNAYLDVDAVYAHLSACTAVGIPAGFHVIGDAAVATVVEALARLVDEVGAPAVARCGHRLEHLEMVTAEQAARLGSWGIIASVQPTFDDLWGGADGMYARRLGTERARGLNPFSALAAAGVPLALGSDSPVTTLDPWVGVRAATRHRTPGSAISPRAAFAAATRGAWRAAGVRDGVTGTLVPGAPASYAVWDVVDGAAALEVAAPADQVQRWSTEPNSRVPALPRLDADRPLPTCRRTVHRGEVLHG; encoded by the coding sequence ATGCCCGACGCGACCGCGATGGCGGTCGGGGACGGGTCGGACGCCGCGGTGCGCTGGCTCGGCGCCGACGACGTCGGGCGGCGCCAGTTCCCGTACGCCGAGGTGATCGACCTCGACGGCGCCTTCGTCGCGCCCGCCTTCGTCGACGCGCACGTCCACGTGACGGCCACGGGCCTGTCGGTCGACGGCCTCGACCTGCGGGGCTCGACGTCGCGGGAGGACCTGCTGCGCCGCGTCTCCGAGTACGCGCGACGGCACCCCGAGGGGCCGGTGTGGGGGCACGGCTGGGACGAGACGGGCTGGCCGCACCCGGTCGCCCCCACCACCGCGGATCTCGACGGGGTGCTCGGCGACCGGCCGGCCTATCTGGCCCGCGTCGACGTGCACTCGGCGGTCGCCAGCACCGCACTGCGCGTCCTCGCGGCCGACGCCGCCGGCGCGGCGGGTTGGCACCCAGACCAACCGCTCACCGCCGAGGCGCACCACCGCGTGCGGGCCGTGGCCCGCGGTCTGCTGACGCCCGGGCAGCTCACCTCCGCCCGGACCGCGGCGCTCGATCTCGCTGCCCGGCTCGGCATCGCCGCCGTGCACGAGTGCGCCGGGCCGCAGATCGGCGGCCTCGACGACTGGCTGGCCCTGCGCGACCACGACCACGGGGTGGACGTCGTCGGCTACTGGGGCCAGGCGGTCCGCACTCCCGACGAGGCGCGGGATCTGATCGCGGCGACGGGCGCCGCCGGCTTGGCCGGAGACCTGTTCGTCGACGGAGCGCTGGGTTCGCGCACCGCCTGGCTGCACCGGCCGTACACCGACGCGGACACGTGCGGCAACGCCTACCTCGACGTCGACGCGGTCTACGCGCACCTGTCCGCATGCACCGCGGTCGGCATCCCCGCCGGCTTCCACGTCATCGGCGATGCCGCGGTGGCCACCGTGGTCGAGGCGCTGGCACGCCTCGTCGACGAGGTCGGCGCACCGGCCGTCGCGCGCTGCGGACACCGCCTGGAACACCTCGAGATGGTGACTGCCGAGCAGGCCGCCCGCCTCGGCTCATGGGGCATCATCGCCAGCGTGCAACCCACCTTCGACGACCTCTGGGGTGGCGCGGACGGCATGTATGCCCGGCGCCTCGGCACCGAGAGGGCTCGCGGCCTCAACCCGTTCTCGGCTCTGGCCGCCGCGGGCGTCCCGCTGGCGCTGGGATCGGATTCGCCGGTCACCACGCTGGACCCGTGGGTCGGCGTCCGCGCCGCCACCCGGCACCGTACCCCCGGCAGTGCCATCTCCCCGCGGGCCGCGTTCGCCGCCGCCACCCGCGGCGCGTGGCGTGCGGCCGGCGTCCGCGACGGCGTGACCGGCACGCTGGTGCCCGGCGCGCCCGCCTCCTACGCCGTGTGGGACGTGGTCGACGGCGCCGCCGCGCTCGAGGTCGCCGCGCCGGCCGACCAGGTGCAGCGGTGGTCCACCGAACCCAACTCGCGGGTCCCCGCACTGCCGCGGCTCGACGCCGACCGGCCGCTGCCGACCTGCCGCCGAACCGTGCACCGGGGCGAGGTGCTCCATGGCTGA
- a CDS encoding FxsA family protein — MGMRLFLIYVLAELAVVVALGSTIGFGWTVLLLVATFALGLALAGSQLKAQVRRLRSGLGAPQSAVSDGMLVALGTVLTVVPGLLTSLLGLLLLAPPTRVLARPAVAALAARTLGRMPLLVATGMPRRTAHGDYIDGDYVDGEVVDVTDYQQPRLPRPPID; from the coding sequence ATGGGTATGCGGCTCTTCCTGATCTACGTCCTCGCCGAACTCGCGGTGGTGGTGGCGCTCGGGTCGACCATCGGGTTCGGCTGGACGGTGCTGCTGCTGGTCGCCACGTTCGCGCTCGGGCTCGCCCTCGCCGGCTCCCAGCTCAAGGCGCAGGTCCGTCGGCTGCGGTCCGGGCTCGGCGCGCCGCAGAGCGCGGTCTCCGACGGCATGCTGGTGGCGCTGGGCACCGTGCTGACCGTCGTGCCGGGTCTGCTCACCTCCCTGCTGGGCCTGCTGCTGCTCGCTCCGCCCACCCGGGTGCTCGCCCGCCCGGCGGTGGCGGCGCTGGCCGCGCGCACCCTCGGCCGCATGCCGCTGCTCGTCGCGACCGGCATGCCGCGTCGCACCGCGCACGGGGATTACATCGACGGCGATTACGTCGACGGCGAGGTCGTCGACGTCACGGACTACCAGCAGCCGCGGCTGCCCCGCCCGCCCATCGACTGA
- a CDS encoding PPOX class F420-dependent oxidoreductase, with the protein MAPTFAEVSREKYLLLTTFTKDGKPKPTPVWGVPDGDKLLIITDDGSWKTKRITNTPRVTIQKCGVLGKVKGEPVEAVARMLPKSETRRVFDMIIKRYWNHAWYFIPQAILRGGIDKVHAAIEVTAPPSGPTGGAEPGPNPGR; encoded by the coding sequence GTGGCTCCCACCTTCGCCGAGGTGTCGCGCGAGAAGTACCTGCTCCTGACGACGTTCACCAAGGACGGCAAGCCCAAGCCCACGCCGGTGTGGGGCGTGCCCGACGGCGACAAGCTGCTCATCATCACCGATGACGGATCGTGGAAGACCAAGCGCATCACCAATACCCCGCGCGTCACCATCCAGAAGTGCGGCGTGCTGGGCAAGGTCAAGGGCGAGCCCGTCGAGGCCGTCGCGCGCATGCTGCCAAAGTCCGAGACGCGTCGGGTGTTCGACATGATCATCAAGCGGTACTGGAATCACGCCTGGTACTTCATCCCGCAGGCGATTCTGCGGGGTGGAATCGACAAGGTGCACGCCGCGATCGAGGTCACGGCACCGCCGTCGGGCCCGACCGGCGGTGCGGAACCCGGGCCGAACCCCGGGCGTTGA
- the cobG gene encoding precorrin-3B synthase: MSRTRADDACPGALQVHRAADGALARVRLPGGMITAAQLAALAAAALRFGSPSMELTSRGNLQIRAVSDPSALADAIAAAGLLPSPSHERVRNVLASPLTGRVGGVADLRGTVRALDAAIQADAHLAELPGRFVFALDDGRGDVSGLGADVGAHLLSPTEAALLLGGVDTGVRMAVDEVVAVLTTVARRFVAVREKQWRIGELDDPDVVLDGFDRVAPAGATWPPVEVPPVGWLPQDDGAVTLGAGARLGVLDARTAEFLAAVEAPLVITPWRSVLVCDLDEGVADVALRVLAPRGLVFDAESPWLRVSSCTGSPGCDRSLTDVRRDAADAADPSATDPAATGAQVHRHFVGCDRACGSPANGEVLIATGDGYRLRG; encoded by the coding sequence GTGAGCAGGACCCGCGCCGACGACGCCTGCCCGGGCGCCCTGCAGGTGCACCGGGCCGCCGACGGTGCGCTGGCGCGGGTGCGGCTCCCCGGTGGCATGATCACCGCCGCGCAGCTCGCCGCGCTGGCCGCGGCGGCACTGCGGTTCGGGTCGCCGTCGATGGAGCTGACCTCCCGCGGCAACCTGCAGATCCGCGCCGTGAGCGATCCCTCCGCGCTCGCCGACGCCATCGCCGCCGCCGGCCTGCTGCCGTCGCCGAGCCACGAACGCGTCCGCAACGTGCTGGCGTCACCGCTGACCGGCCGCGTCGGGGGCGTTGCCGACCTCCGCGGTACCGTGCGGGCCCTCGACGCGGCGATCCAGGCCGACGCCCACTTGGCCGAGCTGCCGGGTCGATTCGTGTTCGCACTCGACGACGGCCGCGGCGACGTCTCGGGCCTCGGCGCAGACGTCGGCGCACATCTGCTCTCGCCGACCGAGGCCGCGCTGCTCCTCGGCGGCGTGGACACCGGCGTGCGGATGGCGGTCGACGAGGTCGTCGCGGTGCTGACGACGGTGGCCCGCCGGTTCGTCGCGGTGCGCGAGAAGCAGTGGCGGATCGGTGAATTGGACGACCCGGACGTAGTGCTCGACGGGTTCGACCGCGTCGCGCCCGCCGGGGCGACGTGGCCGCCGGTCGAGGTGCCGCCGGTGGGCTGGCTGCCGCAGGACGACGGCGCGGTGACCCTCGGCGCGGGTGCGCGCCTCGGCGTGCTGGATGCCCGCACCGCCGAGTTCCTCGCCGCCGTCGAAGCGCCGCTGGTGATCACCCCGTGGCGGTCGGTGCTGGTGTGCGACCTCGACGAGGGCGTCGCCGACGTGGCGCTGCGGGTGCTGGCGCCGCGCGGGCTCGTCTTCGACGCCGAATCGCCGTGGCTGCGGGTCAGTTCCTGCACCGGCAGCCCCGGCTGTGACCGCTCACTCACCGACGTCCGGCGCGACGCCGCCGACGCCGCCGACCCTTCGGCCACCGACCCCGCCGCCACCGGCGCCCAAGTGCACCGGCACTTCGTCGGGTGTGACCGCGCCTGCGGCAGCCCAGCGAACGGCGAGGTGCTCATCGCCACGGGCGACGGCTACCGCCTCCGCGGCTAG
- a CDS encoding glycerol dehydratase reactivase beta/small subunit family protein: MTRPVRPAIVVASVAAGPVEDAVLAGIEEEGVPAVVERVTTGRAVDLARTAARQSPLGVGIGIDGDGAVCVQPEKVADPIPELVATPAAVAAARTLGHDAARICSGLPLKGSR, from the coding sequence GTGACGCGTCCGGTGCGGCCGGCCATCGTGGTGGCCAGCGTCGCGGCCGGCCCGGTGGAGGACGCCGTGCTGGCCGGCATCGAGGAGGAGGGCGTCCCGGCGGTGGTCGAGCGGGTGACCACCGGCCGGGCGGTGGACCTCGCGCGCACCGCGGCGCGCCAGTCGCCGTTGGGGGTCGGGATCGGCATCGACGGCGACGGGGCGGTGTGCGTGCAACCGGAGAAGGTCGCCGACCCCATCCCCGAACTGGTCGCGACTCCGGCCGCGGTCGCCGCCGCCCGGACGCTGGGACACGATGCGGCCCGCATCTGTTCGGGTCTGCCGCTGAAGGGCTCCCGCTAG
- a CDS encoding TauD/TfdA dioxygenase family protein, whose translation MASPSPAYASPSVVKLGAHIGARIDGVRISGDLDPATVATINHALLEHKVVFFRDQHHLDDAGQLAFARALGTPTLAHPTVLSRGTDVLPIDSRYDKANSWHTDVTFVDRIPKASLLRAVTLPAYGGTTTWASTEAAYDQLPEPLRLLVENLWAIHTNDYDYVRDYDDARDAVSTTTREYRDEFVSDTYETEHPVVRVHPETGRKVLLLGHFVKRFVGLGTHESATLLALLQARVTRLENTIRWNWEAGDLAIWDNRATQHYAVSDYDDQYRKLSRITLAGDIPVDVHGNRSRVITGDASHYSDVVAPVRLTAVP comes from the coding sequence ATGGCTTCCCCATCCCCCGCCTACGCCAGCCCGTCCGTCGTCAAGCTCGGCGCCCACATCGGTGCCCGCATCGACGGCGTCCGCATCAGCGGTGACCTCGACCCGGCGACCGTCGCCACCATCAATCACGCACTGCTCGAGCACAAGGTCGTCTTCTTCCGCGACCAGCACCATCTCGACGACGCCGGACAGCTGGCCTTCGCCCGCGCCCTGGGCACCCCCACCCTGGCGCACCCGACCGTGCTGTCCCGCGGCACCGACGTGCTGCCGATCGACTCCCGCTACGACAAGGCCAACTCGTGGCACACCGACGTGACGTTCGTCGACCGGATCCCCAAGGCCTCGCTGCTGCGGGCGGTGACCCTGCCGGCCTACGGCGGCACCACCACGTGGGCGTCCACCGAGGCGGCCTACGACCAGTTGCCGGAACCGCTGCGCCTGCTGGTCGAGAACCTGTGGGCGATCCACACCAACGACTACGACTACGTCCGCGACTACGACGACGCGCGCGACGCCGTCTCGACGACGACGCGGGAGTACCGCGACGAGTTCGTCTCCGACACTTACGAGACCGAGCACCCCGTGGTGCGCGTGCACCCCGAGACGGGACGCAAGGTGCTGCTGCTCGGACACTTCGTGAAGCGGTTCGTCGGCCTGGGCACGCACGAGTCGGCCACGCTGCTCGCGCTGCTGCAGGCCCGCGTCACGCGCCTGGAGAACACCATCCGGTGGAACTGGGAGGCAGGCGACCTCGCGATCTGGGACAACCGCGCCACGCAGCACTACGCCGTCTCCGACTACGACGACCAGTACCGCAAGCTCAGTCGCATCACGCTGGCCGGTGACATCCCGGTCGACGTGCACGGCAATCGCAGCCGCGTCATCACCGGCGATGCATCGCACTACTCCGACGTCGTGGCACCCGTCCGGCTGACCGCCGTACCGTAG
- a CDS encoding propanediol/glycerol family dehydratase medium subunit — MAVTDPQVAKPQTANPQAAADRDLSLVDVGPAQRGTRSDEVIVAVSPAFAAFFSKTIVGIPHAEVIRQVLAGIEEQEVEARCIRVAHSSDLAVVAHTGAKLSGSGIGIGLLSRGTTMIHQRDLPRLSSLELFPQCPLMTLETYRRIGSNAARYAKGESPEPVPTLNDQMARPRWQAKAALLHLKETEQIVKQARPMEVRAQFSRAS; from the coding sequence ATGGCCGTCACCGATCCCCAGGTCGCCAAACCCCAGACCGCCAATCCCCAGGCGGCCGCGGACCGCGACCTCAGCCTCGTCGACGTCGGTCCGGCGCAGCGCGGCACGCGCTCTGACGAGGTGATCGTCGCGGTGTCGCCGGCGTTCGCGGCGTTCTTCTCCAAGACCATCGTCGGCATCCCGCACGCCGAGGTCATCCGCCAGGTGCTCGCCGGGATCGAGGAGCAGGAGGTCGAGGCGCGCTGCATCCGCGTCGCGCACAGCTCCGACCTCGCGGTGGTCGCGCACACCGGCGCGAAGCTGTCCGGCTCGGGCATCGGCATCGGCCTGCTGTCCCGCGGGACGACCATGATCCACCAGCGCGACCTGCCGCGGCTGTCGAGCCTGGAACTCTTCCCGCAGTGCCCGCTGATGACGCTCGAGACCTACCGCCGGATCGGCTCGAACGCCGCCCGGTACGCCAAGGGCGAGTCGCCGGAACCGGTTCCGACGCTCAACGACCAGATGGCGCGACCGCGCTGGCAGGCCAAGGCCGCGCTGCTGCACCTCAAGGAGACCGAGCAGATCGTCAAGCAGGCGCGTCCCATGGAGGTGCGGGCCCAGTTCTCCCGGGCGAGCTGA
- the lnt gene encoding apolipoprotein N-acyltransferase, with product MAETDRETNREPDRESDRETAPDTRAADQPRDEARAPGRPARVAARVWRALSPRVFRLSASIGAGLLLCLAFPPFGWWFLALPAAALLAWVLVSPATNRRGGFGYAFLFGLAFYLPLLPWISGLVGAAPWVGLAALEALFCGLFGLLAVVVRRLPGWPLWFAGAWMVAEWLKSVVPFGGFPWGAVAFSQADSPLLAVARVGGAPLVSFATVLVGFSLAGLLIEAVRWWRHEPHVARTTVPAVLVPGLCIVAVLLLIATAGPAVRRAGVGGDDPTVTVAAIQGNVPRLGLEFNAQRRAVLDNHVRETMRLAEDVRAGRAPAPAVVIWPENSSDIDPIANPDAGEQISAAADAIGAPILVGTVLRAPGYRPDAPVATNSVIVWDGATGPGERHDKKIVQPFGEYLPWRSFFRKLSSYADRAGYFIPGEGNGVVHAADVPIGVTTCWEVIFDRAARESVLGGAQLLAVPANNATFDAAMSAQQLAFARVRAVEHDRYAVVAGTTGISAIIAPDGREMAHTEFFEPAYLDMQIKLRSDLTPATRWGPLIEGVLVALGLAAVVIALLYEVDFARRRRRVASATGHTANDEGVA from the coding sequence ATGGCTGAGACCGACCGCGAGACCAACCGGGAGCCCGACCGCGAGAGCGATCGCGAGACCGCCCCCGACACCCGGGCCGCAGACCAACCTCGCGACGAGGCCCGCGCTCCGGGCCGACCGGCGCGCGTCGCCGCGCGCGTGTGGCGGGCGCTGAGCCCGCGCGTGTTCCGGCTGTCGGCGTCGATCGGCGCCGGCCTGCTGCTGTGCCTGGCGTTTCCGCCGTTCGGCTGGTGGTTCCTCGCGTTGCCCGCCGCAGCGCTGCTGGCGTGGGTGCTGGTGTCGCCGGCCACGAACCGCCGCGGCGGCTTCGGTTACGCCTTCCTGTTCGGGCTCGCCTTCTATCTGCCGCTGCTGCCGTGGATCAGTGGCTTGGTCGGCGCCGCGCCGTGGGTCGGCCTCGCGGCGCTCGAGGCGCTGTTCTGTGGCCTGTTCGGGTTGCTGGCCGTCGTCGTGCGGCGGCTGCCCGGCTGGCCGCTGTGGTTCGCGGGCGCCTGGATGGTCGCCGAGTGGCTGAAGTCGGTGGTGCCGTTCGGCGGCTTCCCCTGGGGAGCGGTCGCGTTCAGTCAGGCCGACAGTCCGCTGCTGGCCGTCGCACGCGTCGGCGGCGCGCCACTCGTGTCGTTCGCGACCGTCCTCGTCGGATTCAGCCTCGCCGGGCTGCTCATCGAAGCGGTCCGCTGGTGGCGGCACGAGCCGCACGTCGCCCGCACCACCGTGCCCGCGGTGCTCGTGCCCGGGCTGTGCATCGTGGCAGTGCTGCTGCTCATCGCCACCGCCGGGCCCGCGGTGCGCCGTGCCGGCGTCGGCGGCGACGATCCGACGGTCACCGTCGCGGCCATCCAGGGCAACGTGCCGCGACTCGGCCTCGAGTTCAACGCCCAGCGCCGCGCCGTGCTGGACAACCACGTGCGGGAGACCATGCGGCTCGCCGAGGACGTCCGCGCCGGCCGCGCGCCCGCACCGGCGGTGGTGATCTGGCCGGAGAACTCGTCGGACATCGATCCGATCGCCAACCCCGACGCCGGCGAGCAGATCAGCGCCGCCGCCGACGCCATCGGTGCGCCGATCCTGGTGGGCACGGTGCTGCGCGCCCCGGGGTACCGGCCGGACGCACCGGTGGCCACCAACTCCGTCATCGTCTGGGACGGCGCCACCGGTCCGGGGGAGCGGCACGACAAGAAGATCGTGCAGCCCTTCGGCGAGTACTTGCCGTGGCGGAGCTTTTTCCGCAAGCTGTCGTCGTACGCCGACCGTGCCGGCTACTTCATCCCCGGCGAGGGCAATGGTGTCGTGCACGCCGCCGACGTTCCGATCGGGGTGACCACCTGCTGGGAGGTCATCTTCGACCGGGCGGCGCGCGAGTCCGTGCTGGGCGGCGCCCAGCTGCTCGCGGTCCCGGCCAACAACGCCACGTTCGACGCTGCGATGAGTGCCCAGCAGCTCGCCTTCGCCCGGGTCCGCGCCGTCGAGCACGACCGGTACGCGGTGGTGGCCGGCACCACGGGGATCAGCGCGATCATCGCGCCCGACGGCCGTGAGATGGCCCACACCGAATTCTTCGAGCCGGCGTACCTGGACATGCAGATCAAGCTCAGGTCCGACCTGACCCCGGCCACCCGATGGGGTCCGCTGATCGAGGGCGTGCTGGTGGCCCTCGGACTCGCGGCGGTGGTCATCGCCCTGCTGTACGAGGTAGATTTCGCACGCCGTCGCCGACGGGTGGCGTCGGCCACGGGCCACACGGCCAACGACGAAGGAGTGGCATGA
- a CDS encoding diol dehydratase reactivase subunit alpha, translating into MLRTVGVDIGNSTTEASAAEVGDDGAVAFLGGALTPTTGVKGTVRNVDGVVAAVRDALNASRVPLAELDLLLLNEATPVISGLAMETITETIITESTMIGHDPRTPGGRGLGIGTVLPFAELAAARPGDPVIVTVPADVDFDDAAAALNAAGARGVAVAGAILCNDDAVLVVNRLDVRIPVIDEVSRIDAVPLGMQAAVEVAGPGQSIRTLSNAYGLATIFGLDPDQTRQVAPVARALTGNRSAVVVRTPSGDVGDRVIPAGTLVLAGEQRRATVDVSAGAADIMAAVERVGPLVDVEGESGTNTGGMISGVRQHMADLCGHDLADVRIGDLLGVDTFVPQEVRGGLAGEVALENAVALAAMVRTRQSGMQAVAEAVRVALRDAGAGRVEVRVGGVEAEMAVLGALTTPGTDTPLVVLDLGGGSTDAALLDADDAVRTVHLAGAGDLVTKLIDAELGTDDLELAEEIKRHPLAKAESFFHVRLENGTVQFFEKPLPAPAFGRVLTLGEHAMTPIPTRHSLERIRAVRRSAKERVFVVNAVRALRRVAPDGDLRRIGFVVLLGGCALDFEIPQLIADALAPHGIVCGTGNVRATEGPRNAVATGLVVSHARTRTVP; encoded by the coding sequence GTGCTCCGGACCGTCGGCGTCGACATCGGCAACTCCACCACCGAGGCCAGCGCGGCCGAGGTGGGCGACGACGGTGCGGTCGCGTTCCTCGGTGGCGCGCTCACCCCGACCACCGGCGTCAAGGGCACGGTCCGCAACGTCGACGGCGTGGTCGCCGCGGTCCGTGACGCGCTGAACGCGTCGCGGGTGCCGCTGGCCGAGCTGGACCTGCTGCTGCTCAACGAGGCGACGCCGGTGATCAGCGGCCTGGCGATGGAGACCATCACCGAGACGATCATCACCGAGTCGACGATGATCGGGCACGACCCACGGACCCCGGGCGGGCGCGGGCTCGGCATCGGCACGGTGCTCCCGTTCGCCGAGCTGGCCGCGGCCAGGCCCGGCGATCCGGTGATCGTCACCGTCCCCGCCGACGTCGACTTCGACGACGCCGCTGCGGCCCTCAACGCCGCCGGTGCGCGCGGGGTCGCCGTCGCGGGGGCCATCCTGTGCAACGACGACGCGGTGTTGGTGGTCAACCGGCTCGACGTCCGCATCCCGGTGATCGACGAGGTGTCGCGCATCGACGCCGTGCCGCTCGGCATGCAGGCCGCCGTCGAGGTGGCCGGGCCGGGCCAGTCGATCCGCACGCTGTCCAACGCCTACGGACTGGCGACGATCTTCGGGCTCGACCCCGACCAGACCCGGCAGGTGGCGCCGGTCGCACGCGCGCTGACCGGCAACCGGTCGGCCGTCGTGGTGCGCACGCCGTCGGGCGACGTCGGCGACCGCGTCATCCCGGCGGGCACCCTGGTGCTGGCCGGCGAGCAGCGCAGGGCCACCGTCGACGTGTCGGCCGGCGCCGCCGACATCATGGCGGCCGTCGAACGGGTCGGCCCGCTCGTCGACGTGGAGGGGGAGTCCGGCACCAACACCGGCGGCATGATCTCCGGGGTCCGGCAGCACATGGCCGACCTGTGCGGCCACGACCTCGCCGACGTCCGGATCGGCGACCTGCTGGGCGTGGACACGTTCGTGCCGCAGGAGGTGCGCGGCGGCCTCGCCGGGGAGGTGGCGCTCGAGAACGCCGTGGCGCTGGCCGCCATGGTGCGCACCCGGCAGAGCGGCATGCAGGCCGTCGCCGAGGCGGTGCGGGTGGCGCTGCGGGACGCCGGCGCCGGGCGCGTCGAGGTGCGCGTCGGCGGCGTCGAGGCCGAGATGGCGGTGCTCGGAGCGCTGACCACGCCGGGCACCGACACCCCGCTGGTGGTCCTCGACCTTGGTGGCGGCAGCACCGACGCGGCCCTGCTCGACGCCGACGACGCCGTGCGGACCGTGCATCTCGCCGGCGCCGGGGACCTCGTCACCAAGCTGATCGACGCCGAACTCGGGACCGACGACCTCGAACTGGCCGAGGAGATCAAGCGGCATCCGCTGGCCAAGGCGGAGAGCTTCTTCCACGTCCGCTTGGAGAACGGCACCGTTCAGTTCTTCGAGAAACCGCTGCCCGCACCGGCTTTCGGCCGGGTGCTCACGCTCGGTGAGCACGCGATGACACCCATTCCGACGAGGCACTCGCTGGAGCGGATCCGCGCGGTGCGCCGCTCGGCCAAGGAGCGGGTGTTCGTGGTCAACGCGGTGCGCGCGCTGCGGCGGGTGGCACCCGACGGCGACCTGCGCCGGATCGGCTTCGTCGTCCTGCTCGGTGGCTGTGCGCTGGACTTCGAGATCCCGCAGTTGATCGCCGACGCCCTCGCGCCGCACGGGATCGTCTGTGGCACCGGCAACGTACGCGCCACCGAGGGCCCGCGCAACGCGGTCGCGACGGGGCTGGTGGTCTCGCATGCCCGCACGCGGACGGTGCCGTGA
- a CDS encoding PPOX class F420-dependent oxidoreductase, producing the protein MAVTFADVAKSDYILLTTFTKDGRPKPTAIWAAPAGDALIAITQEKSWKVKRIRNTPRVTIATCDRSGNPKSEAVEARAAILPKSSNAKTYDALGQRYGLLGKTFNFFSKLRGGMDKNVTIEITADDATGGR; encoded by the coding sequence ATGGCCGTGACCTTCGCCGACGTCGCCAAGTCCGACTACATCCTGTTGACCACCTTCACCAAGGACGGCAGGCCCAAGCCGACCGCCATCTGGGCCGCCCCGGCGGGTGACGCGCTGATCGCGATCACGCAGGAGAAGTCCTGGAAGGTCAAGCGCATCCGCAACACCCCCCGAGTCACCATCGCGACCTGCGACCGCAGCGGCAACCCCAAGAGCGAGGCCGTCGAGGCCCGCGCGGCGATCCTGCCGAAGTCGTCGAACGCGAAGACCTACGACGCCCTGGGACAGCGCTACGGCCTGCTCGGCAAGACCTTCAACTTCTTCTCCAAGCTGCGCGGCGGCATGGACAAGAACGTCACCATCGAGATCACCGCCGACGACGCGACGGGAGGCCGCTGA